One genomic region from Streptomyces venezuelae encodes:
- a CDS encoding 3-hydroxyacyl-CoA dehydrogenase NAD-binding domain-containing protein, translated as MKVAVVGTGVIGASWTTLFLRYGHDVVATDPAPGAEARLRAAVTADQSRLTFTPDLAGAVADAGFVQENGPERPDLKDELFAALDAAAPPETVLASSSSGLLPSRIQRACATHPERVLVGHPFNPPHLVPLVEVVPGERTAEAAVEAAMRFYRGLGRRPIRLRQELPGHVANRLQAALWREAYSLVDRGAASVADIDTAIAHGPGLRWALLGPFLNQHLSGGAGGIAHVLEHLGPPMEEWWADLGAPRLTPELTDKITQGVAEELAGTAEAGLVAERDALLALLLDAKNRTDHL; from the coding sequence ATGAAGGTCGCCGTCGTCGGGACCGGCGTCATCGGGGCCTCCTGGACCACTCTCTTCCTCCGGTACGGGCACGACGTCGTCGCCACCGACCCGGCGCCCGGCGCGGAGGCCCGGCTGCGCGCGGCCGTCACCGCCGACCAGTCCCGGCTGACGTTCACCCCGGACCTCGCCGGGGCTGTCGCCGACGCCGGCTTCGTCCAGGAGAACGGGCCCGAGCGGCCCGACCTGAAGGACGAGCTCTTCGCCGCCCTCGACGCCGCCGCCCCGCCGGAGACGGTCCTGGCGAGCAGCTCCTCCGGGCTGCTCCCGTCCCGGATCCAGCGGGCCTGCGCGACCCACCCCGAACGGGTCCTCGTCGGGCACCCGTTCAACCCGCCGCACCTCGTCCCGCTGGTCGAGGTCGTGCCGGGCGAGCGGACGGCCGAGGCCGCCGTCGAGGCGGCCATGCGGTTCTACCGCGGTCTCGGCCGACGGCCGATCCGGCTGCGCCAGGAGCTGCCCGGGCACGTCGCGAACCGGCTCCAGGCTGCGCTGTGGCGCGAGGCCTACTCGCTGGTCGACCGGGGCGCGGCAAGCGTCGCCGACATCGACACCGCCATCGCGCACGGCCCCGGTCTGCGCTGGGCGCTGCTCGGGCCGTTCCTCAACCAGCACCTCTCGGGAGGTGCGGGCGGCATCGCGCACGTACTCGAACACCTCGGCCCGCCCATGGAGGAGTGGTGGGCCGACCTCGGCGCGCCGCGCCTCACACCCGAGCTGACCGACAAGATCACCCAGGGTGTCGCGGAGGAACTGGCGGGGACCGCCGAGGCCGGGCTCGTCGCCGAACGCGACGCGCTCCTCGCCCTCCTGCTCGACGCCAAGAACCGGACCGACCACCTGTGA
- a CDS encoding phosphatidate cytidylyltransferase, producing MAATRRRELMVRWCVWALGVPLVTAAFWLGPAGIAVLAAVVAVVAVAEYGGLLRLGPVDRVVLGAAVVALVLTAWLAPGEILRVAAVGALVIAGVPLLAGDAEHGLRRLGAGLLGLVWLGALAGLVPSGALGLVLFVAVSIADIVAYAAGSRFGGPRLSPLSPAKRWSGTLAGAAAGIGALAVLSSLTWQTAVAVAVGGPLGDLLESMVKRGAGAKDAGRWLAGSGGLLDRIDSLLVALAVLLVLS from the coding sequence GTGGCGGCGACCCGGCGCCGCGAGCTGATGGTCCGGTGGTGCGTGTGGGCGCTCGGAGTGCCCCTGGTCACCGCCGCGTTCTGGCTCGGTCCGGCGGGGATCGCGGTGCTCGCGGCCGTGGTCGCGGTGGTCGCGGTGGCGGAGTACGGGGGCCTGCTGCGGCTGGGTCCGGTGGACCGGGTGGTGCTCGGCGCGGCCGTCGTCGCGCTCGTCCTGACCGCCTGGCTGGCACCCGGGGAGATCCTCCGGGTGGCGGCCGTCGGGGCGCTCGTGATCGCCGGGGTGCCGCTCCTTGCGGGCGACGCGGAGCACGGACTCCGCCGCCTCGGGGCGGGCCTGCTCGGGCTCGTGTGGCTGGGCGCGCTGGCCGGTCTCGTGCCGTCCGGCGCCCTCGGGCTCGTCCTGTTCGTGGCCGTGTCGATCGCCGACATCGTCGCGTACGCGGCGGGTTCCCGGTTCGGCGGCCCCCGGCTCTCCCCGCTCTCGCCCGCCAAGCGGTGGAGCGGCACGCTCGCCGGAGCTGCGGCCGGTATCGGGGCGCTCGCCGTGCTGTCGTCCCTGACGTGGCAGACGGCGGTGGCCGTGGCGGTCGGCGGCCCGCTCGGGGACCTGCTGGAGTCGATGGTCAAGCGCGGTGCCGGCGCGAAGGACGCCGGCCGGTGGCTCGCCGGCTCGGGCGGCCTGCTGGACCGGATCGA
- a CDS encoding nitroreductase family deazaflavin-dependent oxidoreductase: MPLEGEYEPSPTAWVRNQVELYESSGGTKGTTMRGLPVVLVTNVGARSGKLRKTPLMRVEHEGAYALVASNGGAVEHPVWYHNLVATPLVELRDGTRTWDMKARLVTGEERQAWWERAVEAFADYADYQRRTDREIPVFVVEPVVQEP; this comes from the coding sequence ATGCCCCTCGAAGGTGAGTACGAGCCCAGTCCGACGGCCTGGGTGCGCAATCAGGTCGAGCTGTACGAGTCGTCCGGCGGTACGAAGGGCACCACGATGCGGGGCCTGCCCGTGGTCCTGGTGACGAACGTCGGAGCGCGTAGCGGCAAGCTCCGCAAGACGCCGCTGATGCGGGTGGAGCACGAGGGCGCGTACGCGCTGGTGGCGTCGAACGGCGGGGCGGTGGAGCACCCCGTCTGGTATCACAACCTGGTCGCCACTCCCCTGGTCGAGCTCCGCGACGGCACGCGGACCTGGGACATGAAGGCCCGGCTGGTCACGGGCGAGGAGCGGCAGGCGTGGTGGGAGCGGGCCGTCGAGGCCTTCGCCGACTACGCGGACTACCAGCGGAGGACGGACCGCGAGATCCCGGTCTTCGTGGTCGAGCCCGTCGTCCAGGAGCCGTAG
- a CDS encoding acetoacetate--CoA ligase — MSEILSIPGPGVRDESEIGRYLRWLESERQLSFPDYDSLWQWSVTDLEGFWSSIWEFFDVRPHTPPTAALGRRSMPDTEWFPGATLNYAEHALGREGSAEDAAAVAVVAHSQTRAPIELTFGELREQVARARAGLLRLGVRKGDRVVAYLPNIPETLVAFLATASIGAVWAACAPEFGPRSVVDRFAQLAPKVLLTVAGYHYGERDVDRRSEVEEITAQLPTVERVVHVPYGPHTVPGALGWAELLAEPAPGPVPFEPVPFDHPLFVLFSSGTTGIPKAIVHRHGGILLEHLKNNALSWDLKPGDRMLWFSTTAWMLWSTLVSALLVRASIVMIDGNPVHPELREQWRIAEETGATLMGVSPGYLMACRKAGVRPAEEFDLSRLRQLGAAGSPLAADGFRWVAEQFGDRVLLNVGCGGTDVCTGILQGSPLQTVRAGEISGPCLGVAAYAYDGEGKRVVGELGELVITEPMPSMPVGFWGDTDGSRYRAAYFEEYPGVWRHGDWVRFAPEGHCVVAGRSDATLNRGGVRLGTAEFYAVVEDLPEVDDSLVVHIEDPEGGNGELLLFVAGPAELDDGLRTRIARTLRSALSPRHVPDVIERVPAVPRNRTGKKLEVPVKRILLGAAPESVASTDVLADPRSLDAFVAYAATRGGTARPGSAS; from the coding sequence ATGAGCGAGATCCTCAGCATCCCCGGCCCCGGGGTCAGGGACGAGTCGGAGATCGGGCGGTACCTCCGCTGGCTGGAGTCGGAGCGGCAGCTGTCGTTCCCTGACTACGACAGCCTGTGGCAGTGGTCCGTCACGGATCTGGAGGGCTTCTGGTCCTCGATCTGGGAGTTCTTCGACGTCCGTCCGCACACGCCGCCCACCGCCGCCCTGGGCCGCAGGTCCATGCCGGACACCGAGTGGTTCCCGGGCGCGACCCTCAACTACGCCGAGCACGCGCTCGGGCGGGAGGGCTCCGCCGAGGACGCCGCCGCCGTCGCGGTCGTCGCCCACTCCCAGACACGGGCGCCGATCGAGCTGACCTTCGGCGAGCTCCGCGAGCAGGTCGCCCGGGCCCGGGCCGGGCTCCTCCGCCTCGGCGTCCGCAAGGGCGACCGGGTCGTCGCCTATCTGCCGAACATCCCCGAGACGCTCGTCGCCTTCCTCGCCACGGCGAGCATCGGCGCGGTCTGGGCGGCCTGCGCACCGGAGTTCGGGCCGCGCAGCGTCGTCGACCGGTTCGCCCAGCTCGCACCGAAGGTGCTGCTCACCGTCGCCGGCTACCACTACGGGGAGCGGGACGTCGACCGCCGGAGCGAGGTGGAGGAGATCACCGCGCAGCTCCCGACCGTGGAGCGGGTCGTCCACGTCCCCTACGGCCCGCACACCGTGCCCGGCGCCCTGGGCTGGGCGGAGCTGCTCGCGGAGCCGGCGCCCGGTCCCGTCCCCTTCGAGCCGGTGCCGTTCGACCATCCGCTGTTCGTGCTGTTCTCCTCCGGCACCACCGGCATCCCCAAGGCGATCGTCCACCGCCACGGCGGGATCCTCCTGGAGCACCTGAAGAACAACGCGCTGAGCTGGGACCTGAAGCCGGGCGACCGGATGCTCTGGTTCAGCACGACCGCCTGGATGCTGTGGAGCACCCTGGTCTCGGCCCTGCTCGTGCGCGCCTCGATCGTCATGATCGACGGCAATCCGGTCCACCCGGAGCTGCGGGAGCAGTGGCGGATCGCCGAGGAGACGGGTGCCACGCTCATGGGCGTCAGCCCCGGCTATCTGATGGCCTGCCGCAAGGCCGGTGTCCGGCCGGCCGAGGAGTTCGACCTGTCGCGGCTGCGGCAGCTCGGCGCGGCGGGCAGCCCGCTCGCGGCCGACGGATTCCGCTGGGTGGCCGAGCAGTTCGGCGACCGGGTGCTCCTGAACGTCGGCTGCGGCGGCACCGACGTGTGTACCGGCATCCTCCAGGGCAGCCCGCTCCAGACCGTGCGCGCCGGGGAGATCTCCGGCCCTTGCCTCGGGGTCGCGGCGTACGCCTACGACGGCGAGGGGAAGCGGGTCGTCGGCGAGCTGGGCGAGCTGGTGATCACCGAGCCGATGCCGTCGATGCCGGTCGGCTTCTGGGGCGACACCGACGGGTCCCGCTACCGGGCCGCGTACTTCGAGGAGTACCCGGGCGTGTGGCGGCACGGCGACTGGGTGCGGTTCGCGCCCGAGGGCCACTGCGTCGTCGCCGGACGCTCCGACGCCACCCTCAACCGCGGCGGCGTCCGGCTGGGCACCGCCGAGTTCTACGCCGTCGTCGAGGACCTGCCCGAGGTCGACGACAGCCTCGTCGTCCACATCGAGGACCCCGAGGGCGGCAACGGCGAACTGCTGCTGTTCGTCGCGGGCCCCGCCGAGCTCGACGACGGACTCCGGACGAGGATCGCCCGGACACTGCGGTCGGCGCTGTCGCCGCGGCACGTCCCCGACGTGATCGAGCGGGTGCCCGCCGTCCCGCGCAACCGCACCGGCAAGAAGCTGGAGGTGCCCGTCAAGCGGATCCTCCTCGGCGCGGCCCCCGAGTCCGTCGCGAGCACCGACGTCCTCGCCGACCCCCGCTCGCTCGACGCCTTCGTCGCGTACGCCGCCACCCGCGGCGGCACGGCGCGGCCCGGGAGCGCGTCATGA
- a CDS encoding MarR family winged helix-turn-helix transcriptional regulator, with translation MTDAAPPSLLYSVKQVELATRARLDELLRPSGVTALQYTALTVLERRDGMSSAELARNSFVTPQSMSDLVGALERRGLIARSPDRASRRRHVISLTDEGRALLALHAPAVQHLEDEMLTGFTARERAAFRDLLNRARAALG, from the coding sequence GTGACGGACGCCGCTCCGCCGTCTCTGCTGTACTCGGTGAAACAGGTCGAGCTGGCCACCCGGGCCCGGCTCGACGAGCTGCTCAGGCCCTCGGGCGTGACCGCTCTCCAGTACACGGCCCTGACCGTGCTCGAACGCCGGGACGGCATGTCCTCGGCGGAGCTCGCCCGCAACTCCTTCGTCACGCCCCAGTCGATGTCCGACCTGGTCGGCGCCCTGGAGCGGCGTGGCCTCATCGCCCGCTCCCCGGACCGGGCGAGCCGGCGGCGGCACGTCATCAGCCTCACCGACGAGGGCCGCGCCCTGCTCGCCCTCCACGCGCCGGCCGTCCAGCACCTGGAGGACGAGATGCTCACTGGCTTCACCGCCCGCGAGCGCGCGGCCTTCCGCGACCTCCTCAACCGCGCCCGCGCGGCCCTCGGCTGA
- a CDS encoding amidohydrolase family protein, whose protein sequence is MDPADLTAIDFHVHVEQDAHGHLALDAELMNASAAYFRSGQDRTPTVERLAAHYRERRMAAVIFTVDATTGLGHPGLSSEEIAAAAAEHPDVLIPFGSVDPHRPDAVDRARALVLDHGVRGFKFHPSLQAFAPNAPEHYPLYEALQELGVPALFHTGQTGIGAGLPGGRGIKLRYSDPMLLDDVAADFPGLTIILAHPSVPWQDEAISMATHKANVHIDLSGWSPKYFPPQLVRAAGSFLRHKVLFGSDFPVVTPDRWLADFDGLDIKPEVRPLILKENAVRLLGL, encoded by the coding sequence TTGGACCCCGCGGATCTGACGGCGATCGACTTCCACGTCCATGTGGAGCAGGACGCCCACGGCCATCTCGCGCTCGACGCCGAGCTGATGAACGCCTCGGCCGCGTACTTCAGGTCCGGCCAGGACCGCACGCCGACCGTCGAGCGCCTCGCGGCCCACTACCGCGAGCGCCGGATGGCCGCCGTGATCTTCACCGTGGACGCCACGACGGGCCTCGGCCACCCGGGCCTGTCCAGCGAGGAGATCGCCGCCGCGGCGGCCGAACACCCCGACGTCCTCATCCCCTTCGGCTCGGTCGACCCGCACCGTCCCGACGCCGTCGACCGCGCCCGCGCGCTCGTCCTCGACCACGGCGTCCGCGGCTTCAAGTTCCACCCGAGCCTCCAGGCCTTCGCACCGAACGCACCCGAGCACTACCCGCTCTACGAGGCGCTCCAGGAGCTGGGCGTCCCCGCGCTGTTCCACACCGGGCAGACCGGCATCGGCGCGGGCCTGCCCGGCGGGCGCGGCATCAAGCTGCGCTACTCGGACCCGATGCTCCTGGACGACGTCGCCGCCGACTTCCCCGGCCTGACGATCATCCTGGCGCACCCGTCGGTACCGTGGCAGGACGAGGCGATCTCCATGGCCACGCACAAGGCCAACGTCCACATCGACCTGTCGGGCTGGTCACCGAAGTACTTCCCGCCGCAGCTCGTCAGGGCGGCCGGCTCCTTCCTCCGGCACAAGGTGCTGTTCGGTTCCGACTTCCCCGTCGTGACCCCGGACCGGTGGCTGGCCGACTTCGACGGGCTCGACATCAAGCCCGAGGTCCGGCCGCTCATCCTCAAGGAGAACGCGGTCCGGCTCCTGGGCCTCTGA
- a CDS encoding crotonase/enoyl-CoA hydratase family protein, whose translation MSTLSIDRRDGVAVLTLCRPAKRNALDDATVLRVEEFFRRPGPDVRAVVLDAEGDHFSAGLDLGELTERSTEEALEHSLMWHRVFDTIEGGRVPVVAALKGAVIGGGLELAAAAHLRVAEPTTFYALPEGQRGLFVGGGGSVRVPRLIGAHRMADMMLTGRVLDAAEGQAVGLSHYLTDEGGARAKALELAERIAANAPLTNFAVLQALPRIAEASPAGGLLLESLMAAVAAGSADAQERMRAFLDGRAGKVAR comes from the coding sequence TTGAGCACGCTTTCGATCGACCGCCGCGACGGAGTGGCGGTCCTGACGCTCTGCCGCCCGGCCAAACGCAACGCCCTCGACGACGCCACCGTCCTGCGTGTCGAGGAGTTCTTCCGCAGGCCTGGCCCCGACGTCCGGGCCGTCGTCCTGGACGCCGAGGGCGACCACTTCTCGGCCGGGCTCGACCTCGGCGAGCTGACCGAGCGGTCCACCGAAGAGGCCCTGGAGCACTCGCTCATGTGGCACCGGGTGTTCGACACGATCGAGGGCGGACGGGTCCCCGTGGTGGCCGCGCTGAAGGGCGCGGTCATCGGCGGCGGTCTGGAGCTGGCGGCCGCCGCGCACCTCCGCGTCGCCGAACCGACCACGTTCTACGCCCTGCCGGAGGGGCAGCGTGGCCTGTTCGTCGGCGGTGGCGGCTCGGTCCGCGTGCCCCGGCTGATCGGGGCCCACCGGATGGCGGACATGATGCTCACCGGCCGCGTCCTCGACGCCGCCGAGGGCCAGGCCGTCGGCCTCTCGCACTACCTCACCGACGAGGGCGGCGCGCGCGCCAAGGCCCTGGAGCTCGCGGAGCGGATCGCGGCCAACGCCCCGCTGACCAACTTCGCCGTCCTCCAGGCGCTCCCCCGCATCGCCGAGGCCTCGCCCGCCGGCGGCCTCCTGCTCGAGTCCCTCATGGCGGCCGTCGCCGCCGGCAGCGCCGACGCCCAGGAGAGGATGCGGGCGTTCCTCGACGGCCGCGCCGGAAAGGTCGCCCGATGA
- a CDS encoding pyridoxal phosphate-dependent aminotransferase produces the protein MDRTNRGERTGHALQVRIATPQDRDWIHELRHRVYAEELGQHQVDPSGRLSDGLDGENVYLVAARGETRIGFVSLTPPWVGRYGLDKYLTREELPVLTEEAPFEIRVLTVEERWRSTAAAPLLMYAALRWAAARGGRVVVAMGRTELLDMYLATGLRPVGRTVRSGAVSFEVLSGSVAELTRTVGERHGRTLERLRAGLDWRLDVPFAPRADGCEHGGAFFSAIGTDFRTLPRRHEVVPADVLDAWFPPSPDVRAVLSEDPGWAARTSPPTGAEGLLAEIAAVRGLPVESLAVGAGSSDLVFRAFGRWLTPASRVLLLDPSYGEYAHVTERVIGCRVDRLRLRREDGWVLDPARLAAATRSGRYDLVVVVNPNNPTGRHAPADALRAVIADSPARTRWWIDEAYLGYVDPADSLAGLASVDPRVVVCTSLSKMYALSGMRAAYLVADPETAAELRRWTPPWPVSLPAQLAAVTALRDPAYYAERWARTAVLRRELAAGLLDLDGFASVDEGVSNFLTVTLRRGGPSAYRLVGECRRHDVYLRDLSPMSPSYEGRTVRIAVRDRVENARIVAACRSALEVLEAETVAPVAGGRGAL, from the coding sequence ATGGACCGCACGAACCGCGGTGAACGGACAGGCCACGCCTTGCAGGTGCGCATCGCCACGCCGCAGGACCGCGACTGGATCCACGAGCTCCGCCATCGTGTGTACGCGGAGGAGCTCGGCCAGCATCAGGTGGACCCGTCGGGGCGGCTGAGCGACGGGCTCGACGGCGAGAACGTCTACCTCGTGGCCGCGCGCGGCGAGACGCGGATCGGGTTCGTCAGCCTCACTCCGCCGTGGGTCGGCCGCTACGGCCTGGACAAGTACCTGACGCGCGAGGAGCTGCCGGTCCTGACGGAGGAGGCGCCGTTCGAGATCCGCGTCCTGACCGTCGAGGAGCGGTGGCGGTCGACCGCGGCGGCGCCCCTCCTCATGTACGCGGCGCTGCGCTGGGCCGCCGCGCGGGGCGGGCGCGTGGTGGTGGCGATGGGACGCACGGAGCTGCTCGACATGTACCTCGCCACCGGCTTGCGGCCGGTGGGGCGCACGGTCCGCTCGGGCGCCGTCTCCTTCGAGGTGCTGAGCGGCTCCGTGGCCGAGCTGACGAGGACGGTCGGGGAGCGCCACGGCCGGACCCTGGAGCGGCTGCGGGCGGGCCTCGACTGGCGGTTGGACGTGCCCTTCGCGCCTCGCGCGGACGGCTGCGAGCACGGCGGCGCCTTCTTCTCGGCCATCGGTACGGACTTCCGGACGCTGCCCCGCCGTCACGAGGTCGTCCCGGCCGATGTGCTGGACGCCTGGTTCCCGCCGTCCCCGGACGTCCGCGCGGTCCTGTCGGAGGATCCGGGGTGGGCGGCCCGGACCTCACCGCCGACCGGCGCCGAGGGACTGCTCGCGGAGATCGCCGCGGTCCGCGGGCTGCCGGTGGAGTCGCTGGCCGTCGGGGCGGGCTCGTCCGACCTGGTCTTCCGGGCGTTCGGCCGATGGCTGACGCCGGCGAGCCGGGTGCTGCTCCTCGACCCGAGCTACGGCGAGTACGCCCATGTCACCGAGCGGGTCATCGGCTGCCGGGTCGACCGGCTGCGGCTGCGCCGGGAGGACGGCTGGGTGCTCGATCCGGCCCGGCTCGCGGCCGCGACCAGGAGCGGACGGTACGACCTCGTGGTGGTGGTCAACCCGAACAACCCGACCGGCCGCCACGCTCCCGCCGACGCGCTGCGCGCGGTGATCGCCGACTCGCCCGCGCGGACCCGGTGGTGGATCGACGAGGCGTACCTCGGCTACGTCGATCCGGCGGACTCGCTGGCCGGGCTCGCCTCCGTCGACCCCCGGGTCGTGGTCTGCACCTCGCTGTCGAAGATGTACGCGCTGTCCGGGATGCGCGCCGCGTATCTGGTGGCCGACCCGGAGACGGCCGCGGAGCTGCGCCGCTGGACGCCGCCGTGGCCGGTGAGCCTGCCGGCCCAGCTGGCCGCCGTCACCGCGCTGCGCGACCCCGCGTACTACGCGGAGCGCTGGGCGCGCACCGCGGTGCTGCGCCGTGAACTCGCCGCCGGGCTCCTGGATCTCGACGGATTCGCCTCGGTCGACGAGGGGGTGTCGAACTTCCTCACGGTGACGCTGCGGCGGGGCGGGCCGAGCGCGTACCGCCTGGTGGGCGAGTGCCGCCGCCACGACGTGTACCTGCGGGACCTGTCGCCGATGTCCCCCTCGTACGAGGGACGGACCGTCCGCATCGCCGTCCGCGACAGGGTGGAGAACGCGCGGATCGTGGCGGCGTGCCGGAGCGCCCTGGAGGTGCTGGAGGCGGAGACGGTGGCGCCGGTGGCCGGCGGGCGGGGCGCCCTGTGA